The sequence GGTCGCGATCTTCGGGGCGCAGGAACAGCACCGGGTCGGCCAGCAGGCGCGGCACGTCGGTGACCGGCTGCGCAGCCTGGAACTGGCCGTTCGGCCGCGGCTGGGCCTTGCACAGGTGCAGCACCGCCTTCTTGCCGTTGTAGGCTGAGGTCAGCACGAAAACCACCTGGTGCGTCGCGACTTTCTGACGCAGGCCGGCCTGTTGCTGCTGCGGGGCGATGGCGCCAGCAACTTCGCCCTGGACCCGGCTCAGCCAGGCTTCCATCGGCCGCGCCAGAGTCGGCGGCGGGCTGGCTTTGGCGACAGCCGGCCTGGGCGCCGCAACTGATTTGTCGGCAGGCAGCACCGGCGGCGCAGCCGCAATCACCAGCTGATCGGCGGAAGGCCGCTGCAGGTATTCAATCAAGGCCGCCGCCACATGCTTGCAGTTGGAGCCGACCGGGCAGGAACAGACACTGTCGATGTCGGGCGTATCGCGAAATACCGACAGCGTGATTTCCTGCTGATAGATGTTGCTGCCGCTGCCCTGCACCGTTGCGTTGAGGACGTCGCCATCCTGCTCCACGGCCAGCACACGGCGCAGCCGCACGTACTCCTGGCCACGGTCAAAGGTTGCCTGGTGCAACACATCGCGCACATCGGCAAGTGTCAGATTCATGCGCGACCCGTCATCTACAGTAATTTCTGTTCGGCGATTTGCGCGAACACGGTGAAATAATCCGGGAAGGTCTTGGCGACACATTGCGGATCGTTGATGCGCACCGTGGTGCCGCGCCGCGCGGCGCCATCCAGCGCGGCCAGCGAAAAACACATGGCCATGCGGTGGTCGTCGTAGGTATCGATGGTGGCCGGCTTTAGCTGCGCCGGCGGCGTTACGCGCAGATAGTCGCTGCCCTCTTCGATGGTGGCGCCCAGCTTGCGCAGCTCGGTCGCCATGGCGCTCAGGCGGTCGGTTTCCTTGACGCGCCAGCTGGCGATATTGCGTAGCGTGCTGGTGCCTTCGGCGTACAGCGCCGCGATGGCAATCGTCATCGCCGCATCGGGAATGTGGTTGAAATCGGCGTCGATGGCCTTCAATACGCCGTTGGACGACACTTCGATCCAGTTATCGCCCAGCGTAATGCCGGCGCCCATCTGTTGTAGCGCTTCGACAAAACGGACATCGCCCTGGATGCTGTCTTTACCCACGCCTTCGACCCGCAGCGGGCCGCCGGCAATCGCTCCGGCCGCCAGGAAATAGGAAGCGGTCGAGGCATCGCCTTCGACATGGATGGTTTGTGGGCTTTGATATTGCGCCCCGGCAGCCACCGTGAACGACTGCCAGCCGTCGCGCGCAACGGTGACGCCGAAGCGTTGCATCAGGTTCAGGGTGATTTCAATATAAGGCTTGGAAATCAGTTCGCCGATCACCTCTATCGTCACTGCCTCATGTTTCGCCATCAGCGGCGCAGCCATCAGCAGCGCAGTCAGGAACTGACTGGAAACATTGCC comes from Collimonas pratensis and encodes:
- the aroA gene encoding 3-phosphoshikimate 1-carboxyvinyltransferase, which codes for MSIQRKQSYPEYLDLHPVAKVQGTVRLPGSKSISNRTLLLAALANGTTQIHDLLASDDTLVMLTALKKLGVAWEQAEGTQTYTVQGSGGAFPVHQADLFMGNAGTAIRPLTAALAAMGGDYTIHGVARMHERPIGDLVDALNAIGTRIAYTGVAGFPPLHIQRGQLHSQRIQVRGNVSSQFLTALLMAAPLMAKHEAVTIEVIGELISKPYIEITLNLMQRFGVTVARDGWQSFTVAAGAQYQSPQTIHVEGDASTASYFLAAGAIAGGPLRVEGVGKDSIQGDVRFVEALQQMGAGITLGDNWIEVSSNGVLKAIDADFNHIPDAAMTIAIAALYAEGTSTLRNIASWRVKETDRLSAMATELRKLGATIEEGSDYLRVTPPAQLKPATIDTYDDHRMAMCFSLAALDGAARRGTTVRINDPQCVAKTFPDYFTVFAQIAEQKLL